In one window of Hyla sarda isolate aHylSar1 chromosome 1, aHylSar1.hap1, whole genome shotgun sequence DNA:
- the LOC130291549 gene encoding proteinase-activated receptor 1-like isoform X1 translates to MIGNDTIAFAKSTGRVDELLGYIGQLGMSITIDGETSSVPENSTYNISSPMDAVVAQELLNSYQSVFSAKVLSYLSSRWLTIFLPLIYIFVFLIALPLNITAIVMFLVKTKLKKPAVVYMLNLALADVLFVSTLPFNIVYRFSGNNWVIGDEMCRFTIAAFYCNMYCSILIMTSMSVDKFLALVYPIQSLSWRKVSRSWLVCIIIWVISICSTIPLLIHKQTKYIVLIGKTTCHDVQNIDNINNFYRYYFCTFCILFFFLPFIVTTFCYFVTIRSLSSSQLGDTEMKRQAVILAIIILSAFVLCFGPTNVLFFIQSLHITSDSANDLYFVYLICIGVFSMSCCLDPLLYYFTSTQNYSNLCRILCCKKNDDGLTQTTQSTQITTQIEAIS, encoded by the exons ATGATAG GCAATGATACTATAG cttttgcaaaaagtACCGGCAGGG TTGATGAACTGCTGg GTTATATTGGACAACTAGGGATGTCAATAACTATAG ATGGAGAAACCTCAAGTGTACCAGAAAACAGCACTTATAACATCTCATCCCCAATGGATGCAGTAGTAGCACAAGAGCTTTTGAATAGCTATCAATCTGTTTTTTCAGCCAAAGTCCTATCTTATCTCTCCAGCCGCTGGTTGACCATATTTTTGCCGCTGATATATATCTTTGTGTTTCTGATTGCATTACCATTAAATATAACTGCGATCGTCATGTTCCTGGtcaagacaaaattgaagaagccGGCAGTGGTGTACATGCTGAACCTTGCCCTGGCTGATGTGCTCTTTGTTTCTACCCTGCCTTTTAACATAGTGTATAGATTCTCTGGGAATAACTGGGTTATTGGAGATGAAATGTGCCGTTTTACCATTGCAGCATTTTATTGTAACATGTACTGCTCTATCCTTATCATGACAAGTATGAGTGTAGACAAGTTTCTGGCTTTGGTTTATCCTATACAGTCTCTCTCTTGGCGTAAAGTAAGTCGATCATGGTTGGTCTGTATCATCATTTGGGTCATTTCCATATGTAGTACCATTCCTCTTCTTATACACAAGCAAACTAAGTACATTGTCCTTATTGGAAAAACAACCTGTCATGATGTACAGAATATAGATAATATCAATAATTTTTATCgctattatttttgcactttttgtatacttttctttttcttgccATTCATTGTCACAACCTTTTGCTATTTTGTAACCATTAGAAGTCTGAGTTCCTCACAATTGGGTGACACTGAGATGAAGAGACAAGCTGTGATCTTAGCCATCATTATACTTTCTGCATTCGTTTTGTGCTTCGGGCCGACCAATGTCCTCTTTTTCATTCAAAGTCTCCATATCACATCTGATTCTGCCAATGACCTTTATTTTGTCTATTTAATATGCATCGGTGTGTTTAGTATGAGTTGCTGTCTTGACCCGTTGTTGTATTACTTTACATCAACACAAAATTATAGTAACTTATGCAGGATTCTGTGCTGCAAGAAAAACGATGATGGACTAACCCAAACTACCCAAAGTACACAaattacaacacaaatagaggcCATAAGCTGA
- the LOC130291549 gene encoding proteinase-activated receptor 1-like isoform X2 translates to MSITIDGETSSVPENSTYNISSPMDAVVAQELLNSYQSVFSAKVLSYLSSRWLTIFLPLIYIFVFLIALPLNITAIVMFLVKTKLKKPAVVYMLNLALADVLFVSTLPFNIVYRFSGNNWVIGDEMCRFTIAAFYCNMYCSILIMTSMSVDKFLALVYPIQSLSWRKVSRSWLVCIIIWVISICSTIPLLIHKQTKYIVLIGKTTCHDVQNIDNINNFYRYYFCTFCILFFFLPFIVTTFCYFVTIRSLSSSQLGDTEMKRQAVILAIIILSAFVLCFGPTNVLFFIQSLHITSDSANDLYFVYLICIGVFSMSCCLDPLLYYFTSTQNYSNLCRILCCKKNDDGLTQTTQSTQITTQIEAIS, encoded by the exons ATGTCAATAACTATAG ATGGAGAAACCTCAAGTGTACCAGAAAACAGCACTTATAACATCTCATCCCCAATGGATGCAGTAGTAGCACAAGAGCTTTTGAATAGCTATCAATCTGTTTTTTCAGCCAAAGTCCTATCTTATCTCTCCAGCCGCTGGTTGACCATATTTTTGCCGCTGATATATATCTTTGTGTTTCTGATTGCATTACCATTAAATATAACTGCGATCGTCATGTTCCTGGtcaagacaaaattgaagaagccGGCAGTGGTGTACATGCTGAACCTTGCCCTGGCTGATGTGCTCTTTGTTTCTACCCTGCCTTTTAACATAGTGTATAGATTCTCTGGGAATAACTGGGTTATTGGAGATGAAATGTGCCGTTTTACCATTGCAGCATTTTATTGTAACATGTACTGCTCTATCCTTATCATGACAAGTATGAGTGTAGACAAGTTTCTGGCTTTGGTTTATCCTATACAGTCTCTCTCTTGGCGTAAAGTAAGTCGATCATGGTTGGTCTGTATCATCATTTGGGTCATTTCCATATGTAGTACCATTCCTCTTCTTATACACAAGCAAACTAAGTACATTGTCCTTATTGGAAAAACAACCTGTCATGATGTACAGAATATAGATAATATCAATAATTTTTATCgctattatttttgcactttttgtatacttttctttttcttgccATTCATTGTCACAACCTTTTGCTATTTTGTAACCATTAGAAGTCTGAGTTCCTCACAATTGGGTGACACTGAGATGAAGAGACAAGCTGTGATCTTAGCCATCATTATACTTTCTGCATTCGTTTTGTGCTTCGGGCCGACCAATGTCCTCTTTTTCATTCAAAGTCTCCATATCACATCTGATTCTGCCAATGACCTTTATTTTGTCTATTTAATATGCATCGGTGTGTTTAGTATGAGTTGCTGTCTTGACCCGTTGTTGTATTACTTTACATCAACACAAAATTATAGTAACTTATGCAGGATTCTGTGCTGCAAGAAAAACGATGATGGACTAACCCAAACTACCCAAAGTACACAaattacaacacaaatagaggcCATAAGCTGA